TCAATTGCCCGGGGAAGCTCCTCCAGGTTTTTTATGACGGCATCCGGTTCATAGCCCGACCCCTCATATGACTGATCTATCCCAGTTATCCGCAGATAGCTTTCGATATAAAGTTTTTCATAATTATCTGCCGGTTGGTAATCCATCTGGCGAAAATCCATATTCAGCCATAGGGCCCTCATCCCGGTAATTTTTGCCGGACGGACGTCATTGTCTATCCTATCCCCGACCATCAGGCACTGGTCCGGCTTTGCCCCGACCAAGTCAACGGCATGCCGGAATATTTGGGGATCCGGTTTGTGATAGCCCACCACATCGCTGATTATGATATGCTTGAAATAACCTTCCAGCCGGTGTTTCTTGAGTTCATCCATGGCCAGTGACGGCTGATTGGCAATTATCCCCAAGTTATATTTTCCATGGAGGCTTTTTAACACATCCTTGATGCCGGCCACCGGATAGTTTGAGCCCGGATAGACCTGCTGCCATTGATTGACCGCCCGGTCCACTATTTCCCGGTCGATATGCCCGGCAAATTTATCGGCGATCATCTTCCTGGGATTCATCTCCGGGGAATTGCTTTCCAGCAGCTTCTCCCTTTCCCGGAGCACCTCCTCGAATGACAGCCTGAGCCCGCCATCTTTCAATGTCAGGTAAAAATATTTCCATATCCTGGCCAAAAGGGGCAGGTCGTAAAATATCACATTCCCCACATCAAGGAACACCCATTTTTCACGGTTGCTGTTTCCCAAGACATCCATCAAAATATCTCCAGTTGTTCTTCCGGTTCATTGGTCTTATGGGGCTGGCGGCGGTCTCCGTCAAATATGCTCAACTTCCCTAATTCCCCGTCGTAACCGGGTATGATATTGACCTTTCCCTGCCGCACTCTGACGATCCCATCGGCCACTTTGTTGTTGGTCACTTCGTTCAGCTCGGACTTGGTGGCCTCCAGCAAAACGGTGAATTCGTTGCCGAAGCCTTTTACCAGCTTATGGTATTCATGTAGCACCGTTTGGGTCCCGGTTCCCAGGCCGAAGGACATGGCTATTATCTCCTCCAACGGGACCAAATGTCTGAATGGAATGGCATTGGCCGGCTTTACCCCCGACGGCCTATCGGACAACTCTTCGATCCGGTGCATTACTCCGATGGTCAGCTTTTTCCCGCAAACCGGACAAATATTATCAACTTCCCTAGCTTCTTTGGGAGTCAGGCGGCAAAGGCACTTGCGGTGGCCGTCATGGAAGTATTTTCCCTCTTCGGGGATATATTCAAGGGTGTATAAGAAACGGGAAATATCCTGTCTCTTTAAAGCCTGGCAGATGGTCTTATAATCCATGTCGCAGTCGAAAACGTTGGCCTCCCGCCCCAGTTTTGAAGGGCTGTGGGCATCGGAATTTGATATCAGGGAATGCTTATCCAAACCTGTCAGCCGCCAGTTCATGAAAGGGTCGGAGGAAAGCCCCGTCTCCAGCACATGGATGTTCTCGGTCTGATCCTCGTAGCATTCCTCCAGACTGTCAAAACCGAAATTTGCCCCAAACAGCGAGTAATGCGGAGTCCAGATATGGGCCGGGATCATCAGGCAATCTGGGGAGATGCCCATCACCAATTCCACTAAACGGGAGGCATACAGATTGACTATGGGCCGTCCGTCCATGGACAGGTCGGCATGGCGCTTAAGCTGGCGGTTGATCTGCTCCACCACTTCGAATGACGGGGCGAAGATCATGTTGTGTATTTTGCGGCTCTTTCCGTTCTTGGTAAATATGTTGCATACCTCGGCGGTCAGCATGAAGTCAACCCCCCGATAATGGTAGATGCCGTTATCCCTGGATTCCAGTTTGAATTTCAATTCCTTGAGCCAGTCGGGATGGGTGAAATCGCCGCTGCCCAAAAGCCCCAGACCCTTATATTGGGCCCATTCGGTTATGTGTTCCAGGTCCATATCCGGGCTAGTGGCCCGGCTGTACTTGGAATGGATATGAAGGTCGGCGATGAAACGCATATTATTTCTTATAGGCGATTATGGTGGCTCGGACGGTGTTGGGGTGGGGTGGCTCCAGGGTCAAATGCCTGAATATCTCTATTTTCCCAAAACCTGCTTTTTTAAGCATTGACTTCACATCATCCAAGGGAAAAGCCTTCTCTTGGTGGAATTCGTCTATCCTCTTATAGCCCTTTCCCCGTGGGATGAACAATGTCAGGGATAAATTGGCATAATGGCTTACGAAGTCGTAGCTGTTCCGCCAAATGGAGAGCATTCCTTCGGCCTCTTTCACCTCCAGCCGCTGATCCCAATATTTGGTGAGGGCAAAAATGGTGTTAACATCAAATATGAATACCCCTGGCCCGGACAAGGCCCCCTGGGCACATTTGCAGGCGCTAAGGAAATCTTCCTCTTTAAGCAGGTAATTCATGCTGTCGAAAAGGCAGGTAATTATTGAATACTTCTCTTTGGTGGGGAAATTCCGAATATCGCCTGGGTGGAATTTTATTTTAACTCCGGATTTTTTTGCCTTGGCCTGGGCGACACTCAGCATCCCTTGGGATAAATCCATCCCGCGTACCTTATATCCCGCTTTGGCAAAGAATAGGGACGATGTCCCGGTGCCGCAGGCCATGTCCAGCAGGGCGCTGCCTTTGGATATACCCGCCCGCTGAATCAAATGTATTATATAATCTGCCCACTCCTGATAATCCACATCCTGCATCAGCAGGTCATAATAGGAAGATATATCGGTAAAAGGTTTCACGATTTTCTTCTATATTACTGCTGGCTATAGCCCAACTCAAAAGCCTTTTTGTTCAGTTCCACCGTCTTCGCCGGGACCCTCCGGGAGATGACCTCGTGCCATTTATCGGGAGCCAGCTCCAGTTTTTTGGCCAGAGCCCCCAAAAGAACCGTATTGACCGCCTTGGCGCTCCCGGCCTTTTCGGCCAGTTCCATGCCGGGGCACAGCACCACGTTCTTTACCTGCTGTTTTATCTTTTCGACAATGTCGATCGGATATTCCGCCTGTCCGGTGGCTACCGACATGGGTATTATCTGCTGCTGGTTGATGATCAGGCAGCCCTCGGTTTTCAGGAACTGCAGGTATCGAGCGGTCTCCATCTCCTCGAAAGATAAAATGACATCGGCCTCACCTTCTCTGATCAGCGGGGAGTTGACCTTCTGGCCGAATCGGACATGGCTGACCACGCTGCCGCCCCGCTGGGCCATGCCGTGGACCTCGCTCTTCTTAGCGTCAAACCCACTGGCAATGGCGGTCTCGGCGATGATGTCCCCGGCCAGCAGCACCCCCTGTCCGCCCACGCCGCAGATTAGTATATTTACAGTTTTCATCATTGCTCCTTTCGTTATTTGTGACCAATGGCCTGCTTGGGGCACAGTGAAGCACAAACCTCGCAGCCTATGCAGAACATGGGATCTATCCGTGATTTTTTCTTGGCCTTGTCAAATGATATCGCCGGGCAGCCCAGTTTCAGGCAGATCTTGCAGCCGATGCATTTGTCTTCGTCTACTTTTAAGGCCGGCTTGAATTTCTTCTCTATCAAAATGCAGGGCGATTTGGCAATGATCACCGAGACCCCGGGATTGTTGATTGCTTCTTTGATGGCCGCTTCGGTCTGCTTCAGGTTCAGGGGATCTATCATTTGGACATGCTTCACTCCGCAAGACCTGACCAGCGGCTCCAGTTCGACTATCGGCGCATCCTGTCCCTGCAGGGTTTTGCCGGTGCCGGGATTCTCCTGGTGTCCGGTCATGGCGGTGATCCGGTTGTCCAGAATGATCACCGTGCCTTTAGAATTGTTATAGACCATGTCCACCAGCCCGGTGATGCCGGAATGGAAAAAGGTGGAATCGCCGATCACTGCCACCGTCTTTTTGGCCATCTCCGGCCCCAGGGCTTTTTCCAGCCCCATGGCTGCGGTAACGCTGCCGCCCATGCAGATCACGGTGTCCATGGCATTCAGCGGATCCATCATGCCCAGGGTGTAGCAGCCGATGTCCCCTGTGACCGTCAATTTGAGCCTATTTAGCGCATAAAAGACTCCGCGATGCGGGCATCCCGGGCACAGCACCGGAGGACGGGCCGGCAGTTCCAGCGGTTTGTAAGGAGATTCTTTCTGCAGGCCGAAGGCCCTGGCCAGCACTGTGGGATCCAGCTCGCCGACGATGGGTATTTTTGCCTTTCCGGTGATCTCCTTTTCATAGGCGCAGCTGCCGGAGACCTTATACCCCAGGGCTTTAATCTGTTCCTCCATGAAAGTGTCGTTCTCTTCGATAACATATATCTCGTCGACCGAGTTGATGAAGTCGGAGATTTTTTTTGCCGGCAGGGGAAAAGTCAATGCCAGCTTTAAATATGAGGCACTGGGGAAAACATCCTTGGCATACTGGTAGGAAATGCCGCTGGTGATGATCCCCAAATTCTTGTCCCCTTTTTCCACCCGGTTATAGGAAAAGCTTTCGCCGTATTCGGCCAGCTTCTTTAGGCGCTCCTCCACCTTGACATGCATCTTTCGGGCATGGGCCGGAATGGTGATGTTCTTGGCGATGTTCTTGACATAGCCGGTGGGTTTATGCTCCTTCCTTTCGCCCGCTTCCACCACTCCCTTGGAGTGGGAGATGCGGGTGGTCAGCCGCAACAACACCGGAGTATCGAATTTCTCGGAAAAGTCGAAAGCCAATTTGGTCATCTCCAGACATTCCTGGCTGTCCGACGGTTCCAGGCAGGGGATCTTGGCCATCTTGGCGTAATAGCGATTGTCCTGCTCGTTCTGCGACGAATGCATGCCGGGGTCATCGGCACTTACCACCACGAACCCGCCCTTGGCACCGATATAGGCCATGGAGAACAGCGGATCGGCGGCCACGTTCAATCCCACATGTTTCATACAGGTCAGGGCCCGGGCTCCGGCAAAGGAGGCCCCAGCCGCCACTTCTAGCCCCACCTTTTCGTTGGTAGCCAGCTCGGCATATATCTCCTTGTATTTTCCCAGGTTTTCCAGGATCTCGGTGGATGGCGTGCCGGGATAGGCCGACACCACATTGACCCCTGCCTCCCAAGCGCCCCTGGCCACCGCCTCGTTTCCCGATAGGAACATTTTCATAAAAATCTCCGCAATGCTAAATAAGTTTTATGTGCTTTAATCACGCAGTCCAGGCAGTAGCCTGGGCTGCACTGGATATCAGCCATCCAGGGCCTTGGCGATCAGTTTAACGGCCCAGTCCACTTCCTTTTTGGTTATCACCAGCGGTGGTGCAAAGCGGATGGTCTGCTCGTGGGTATCCTTGGCCAGCATTCCCATCTCCTTCATTTTCAGACAATAGGGCCGGGCTTTCCCGGCCGAGATATGCAATTCCATACCGGTCAGCAGTCCCTTGCCCCTGATGTCCTTGATCTTTTTAGTTTTGATCTTGCCTAGCTGGGAACGGAAATAATCGCCCAATTGCTGTGATTTTACATCTAATTTCTCTTTGGCCAGAACATCCAGGGCCGCGGAGCCGACGGCGCAGGCCAGAGGATTGCCCCCGAAGGTGCTGCCGTGCTGGCCGGGCTTGATGACCTTCATGATGTTCCATGAGCTAAGAATAGCGGAGACCGGATACACTCCCCCACCCAGGGCCTTGCCGACGACCATGATATCCGGCTTGGCATTGTCGTGTTGCCAGCAGAACCACTTTCCGGTGCGGCAGAAGCCGGTCTGTACCTCGTCGGCTATGAACAGGACATTATGCTTCTTACATATCTGTTTGACCTTGGTCAGATACCCCTTGGCCGGAACCTTGACCCCGGCCTCTCCCTGAATAGGCTCCACCATAAATCCCACGGTGTTTTTGGTTATGGCCCTCTCCAGCGCCTTGGTATCATTGTAGGGAATGATTTTGAACCCCGGCATGGCCGGTCCGAATCCGCTGTAGGCGTCGGGATCGGTGGAGAAACTCACGATGGTGGAGGTGCGTCCGTGAAAATTCTCGGCGCAGACGATGATCTCGGCCTTGTTCTTGGGCACCCGCTTGACCTCATAGCCCCACTTACGGGCCAGCTTGATGGCCGTCTCCACCGCCTCGGCTCCGGTATTCATCGGCAGGGCAACCTCCATCTGCGATACTTTGCAAAGCTTCTGCAGGAAGGGTCCCAACTTGTCATTATGAAAAGCCCGGCTGGTAAGGGTTACTCTTTCCAGCTGATCCTTCAGGGCTTTCAGCACTGCCGGATGGCGGTGCCCCTGGTTGACCGCCGAATAGGCCGAAAGCATGTCCAGGTATTTTTTGCCCTCCACATCCCACATCCAGATGCCCTTGGCTTTGGATATCACCACCGGCAGGGGATGATAATTATGGGCCCCGTATTTCTCGGTGATCCTGATCAGCTCTTTGCTGCTGGCCATTTCTCTCTCCTATAATAGATGTTTTAATTTAATATTGTTTGATCTTTATAATAGCCCAACACCCCGGCGACGCTCAGATTAGAACGAAGGGCAGAGTCCATCTATATTATAACGGCACTCTGCCCCCGAGGGTGGGTAATTTATTGTATCGGCCGTTATTTCTTCTTAGCGACCTTTTTCAGCACCTGATCCAGGATATCCAGGCCCACCTTGGCCTCTTCCTTGGTGATGATCAGCGGCGGGCAGATCCTGAGGGTGTTGGTGCCGCAGCCCAGCATCAGCAGGCCGCGCTTGAATGCCTCCTGGACGACCGCTTCCATCAGGTCGTGGTCCTTCTCGCGGGTCTTGCGGTCCTTGACCAGCTCCACCCCGATCATCAGCCCCTTGCCGCGGATGTCGCCGATGGCCGGATGCTTCTTCTGCATCTTCTTCAGCTCGGCCATTATATAGTTGCCTACCACGGTCGAATTCTTCATCAGGTCTTTCTTGACCAAATCGTAGGTGGCGATACCAGCCGCGCAGCACACCGGGTTTCCGCTGAAGGTATTGCCGTGGGCGCCTGGTTTCCAGCTCATGACCTTGGATGACGCTATGATGGCGCCCATCGGCATGCCCGAGGCCAGGCCCTTGGCCATGGTTATGATGTCGGGTTTCACCCCGAAATGATCTATGCCGAACCACTTGCCGGTCCGGCCCATGCCGGCCTGGATCTCATCGGAGATTAGCAGCATGCCGTGCTTGTCGGCTAGCTTGCGCAGGGCCACCACCGCCTCCTTGGGGGGCACCACATATCCGCCCTCGCCCTGGATGGGCTCGAACACTATGGCCGCCACCTCCTCCGGCGGCAGGATGGTCTTCAGGACCACCTCTTCGATGTATTTGATGCATTCCAGTTTGCAACCGGGATAGGTTTTATTGAAGACGCAATGATAACAGTTGGGATACGGAACATGGGTCACTCCCGGCATAGTGGGAAAGAACCCCTTTTTCTGGGTGGTTTTGGAGCCGGTACAGGATACCGCCCCCAGGGTTCGGCCGTGGAAGGCCCCGATAAAAGCTATGAACTGGGGACGTTTGGTGTAATATCTAGCCAATTTCAAAGCCCCTTCGACCGCCTCGGCCCCGGAGTTGCAGAAGAAAACCCGGTTGTCCTTGCCGGTGGGGGAGATGGCCTTTAGCCGCTCGGCCAACTCAACCTCCGGGGCATAGTAGAAATCGGTGCCTGAATAGTGAAGGAATTTATTGGCCTGTTCGGTAATGGCCTTTACCACCTGGGGGTGACAGTGTCCGGTGGCGTTCACCGCAATACCGGCGCAGAAGTCCAACAGCACGTTGCCATCCACATCGGTCATCCAGACCCCCTGGGCCTTTTCGATGACCGCCGGATAGGAGCGGGTGTACGAAGGAGACAATGATTTATGGTCGCGTTCCACGATGGCCCTGGCCTTGGGCCCGGGGAAGGCGCCCCTTAAGATCGGTTTTTTCAATACTTTCATGGCAAAATCCCTTCTATATGATATTGTAAATTTACTCACTAAAGCATTATATTCTAACAGAATTACCGGTTAGTGTCAACCCACCAAATTTAACATCCGGAGGTTGTTGTTCTTAATTTTCCCAATTGACAAGAACCTTGATTTGATATATAATTACATCTCTTGATTATTCATACACTAGGGGATCGTCCAACGGTAGGACATTAAGGCTTGAGGACCATGGTATCGGGGTTCTCCGCCTGATGTTCGGCAGGAAAGCCCGGCGGCGGCGGACCCGCCGCACTAAATGGTTTTTATTATCACCGAGGCGGGGAATCCCCACCCTATGCCATATTACGTATATATAATAAAAAGCATTAGCAAGGGCATTCAGTATGTTGGCTCTACTTCTGATGTGCACAAGAGTGTGGCCGACCATAACGCCGGACGAAGTAGTTTTACCAAGGGACATCGCCCCTGGATGTTAATGCACCAAGAATCATTTACAACTAAGGCCGAAGCCTTGCAAAGAGAAAGATATTTAAAATCAGGCAAAGGCCGGGAAATACTCAAGAAAACAATTAAATAGCACTGGGGGATCGTCCAACGGCAGGACACATGGCTCTGGACCATGGTATCGGGGTTCGAATCCCTGTCCCCCAGCCATAAAAAAGACTGCGGCTAAAACCGCAGTCTTTTTGCTTTGCACTAAAAGAACCCCGATACCATTTTATAATGGTGGGGTTCTCCGCCTGTCGAATAATTAAAGAAGCTTAGCGGCGGCGGATCCACCGCATATTATCCCTAATAACATTACTTAGGCGGAGAATCCCTGTCCCCCAGCCATGACTTTTACAAAGCAAGACATTTTAATAAGTTGCCTTGCTTTTTTTATTGTATTTATGCTGTTGGCGAACCAGTAAAATAATTAAGCCCAAAGGCACTACGCCAATGGGCTTTCTCGTTAGAAGGCACATAGTAGACCAGGTTAGAAGGTTTAAACCTAGTCGGAAACCATTTTATCGCAGATATCTATTACCACCTCTGCCTTTTTCAGCAGGCTTTTGCGAGCTGTTTCATCTTTTTCCAATATTGCCAGCTTCTGTTCATCCTTAAAGCCGTCTGTCTCCAGCTCCAGTAATTTGAAAATTATTTCACGCGCTTTCATTTTGGATTCCTCCCTTTTCACGATGGTTTGGTTTATTGACCGGTTTGATGAAATCACCTACGGCTTTTTTTATGCTGTCCCTGACCTCAACGGTCTTTTTCAATTTTTCCTGATCACTCCCGGTAAATGACGAAGGATCCGGAAAGCTCCAGTGCAGCCTCCGGGCTATACCGGGAAAGACCGGGCATTTATCTTCTTCTTTGATATCACACACTGTTATTACAAAATTATACAGTTCCCCCTTAAGGTATAGATCAAAAACGCTTTGTGATTTTTTCTCTGATATATCTATTCCCATTTCGGC
This genomic window from Candidatus Edwardsbacteria bacterium contains:
- a CDS encoding HAD family hydrolase, translated to MDVLGNSNREKWVFLDVGNVIFYDLPLLARIWKYFYLTLKDGGLRLSFEEVLREREKLLESNSPEMNPRKMIADKFAGHIDREIVDRAVNQWQQVYPGSNYPVAGIKDVLKSLHGKYNLGIIANQPSLAMDELKKHRLEGYFKHIIISDVVGYHKPDPQIFRHAVDLVGAKPDQCLMVGDRIDNDVRPAKITGMRALWLNMDFRQMDYQPADNYEKLYIESYLRITGIDQSYEGSGYEPDAVIKNLEELPRAIESILAGQEVAG
- a CDS encoding GIY-YIG nuclease family protein — protein: MPYYVYIIKSISKGIQYVGSTSDVHKSVADHNAGRSSFTKGHRPWMLMHQESFTTKAEALQRERYLKSGKGREILKKTIK
- the rocD gene encoding ornithine--oxo-acid transaminase is translated as MASSKELIRITEKYGAHNYHPLPVVISKAKGIWMWDVEGKKYLDMLSAYSAVNQGHRHPAVLKALKDQLERVTLTSRAFHNDKLGPFLQKLCKVSQMEVALPMNTGAEAVETAIKLARKWGYEVKRVPKNKAEIIVCAENFHGRTSTIVSFSTDPDAYSGFGPAMPGFKIIPYNDTKALERAITKNTVGFMVEPIQGEAGVKVPAKGYLTKVKQICKKHNVLFIADEVQTGFCRTGKWFCWQHDNAKPDIMVVGKALGGGVYPVSAILSSWNIMKVIKPGQHGSTFGGNPLACAVGSAALDVLAKEKLDVKSQQLGDYFRSQLGKIKTKKIKDIRGKGLLTGMELHISAGKARPYCLKMKEMGMLAKDTHEQTIRFAPPLVITKKEVDWAVKLIAKALDG
- the iorA gene encoding indolepyruvate ferredoxin oxidoreductase subunit alpha, with product MKMFLSGNEAVARGAWEAGVNVVSAYPGTPSTEILENLGKYKEIYAELATNEKVGLEVAAGASFAGARALTCMKHVGLNVAADPLFSMAYIGAKGGFVVVSADDPGMHSSQNEQDNRYYAKMAKIPCLEPSDSQECLEMTKLAFDFSEKFDTPVLLRLTTRISHSKGVVEAGERKEHKPTGYVKNIAKNITIPAHARKMHVKVEERLKKLAEYGESFSYNRVEKGDKNLGIITSGISYQYAKDVFPSASYLKLALTFPLPAKKISDFINSVDEIYVIEENDTFMEEQIKALGYKVSGSCAYEKEITGKAKIPIVGELDPTVLARAFGLQKESPYKPLELPARPPVLCPGCPHRGVFYALNRLKLTVTGDIGCYTLGMMDPLNAMDTVICMGGSVTAAMGLEKALGPEMAKKTVAVIGDSTFFHSGITGLVDMVYNNSKGTVIILDNRITAMTGHQENPGTGKTLQGQDAPIVELEPLVRSCGVKHVQMIDPLNLKQTEAAIKEAINNPGVSVIIAKSPCILIEKKFKPALKVDEDKCIGCKICLKLGCPAISFDKAKKKSRIDPMFCIGCEVCASLCPKQAIGHK
- a CDS encoding indolepyruvate oxidoreductase subunit beta yields the protein MMKTVNILICGVGGQGVLLAGDIIAETAIASGFDAKKSEVHGMAQRGGSVVSHVRFGQKVNSPLIREGEADVILSFEEMETARYLQFLKTEGCLIINQQQIIPMSVATGQAEYPIDIVEKIKQQVKNVVLCPGMELAEKAGSAKAVNTVLLGALAKKLELAPDKWHEVISRRVPAKTVELNKKAFELGYSQQ
- a CDS encoding methyltransferase domain-containing protein, translated to MKPFTDISSYYDLLMQDVDYQEWADYIIHLIQRAGISKGSALLDMACGTGTSSLFFAKAGYKVRGMDLSQGMLSVAQAKAKKSGVKIKFHPGDIRNFPTKEKYSIITCLFDSMNYLLKEEDFLSACKCAQGALSGPGVFIFDVNTIFALTKYWDQRLEVKEAEGMLSIWRNSYDFVSHYANLSLTLFIPRGKGYKRIDEFHQEKAFPLDDVKSMLKKAGFGKIEIFRHLTLEPPHPNTVRATIIAYKK
- a CDS encoding arsenate reductase ArsC, producing the protein MEKIKVLFICRHNAARSQMAEALLNHLAGNRFQAESAGLEPGELNPYAVRAMAEMGIDISEKKSQSVFDLYLKGELYNFVITVCDIKEEDKCPVFPGIARRLHWSFPDPSSFTGSDQEKLKKTVEVRDSIKKAVGDFIKPVNKPNHREKGGIQNESA
- a CDS encoding endonuclease Q family protein; this encodes MRFIADLHIHSKYSRATSPDMDLEHITEWAQYKGLGLLGSGDFTHPDWLKELKFKLESRDNGIYHYRGVDFMLTAEVCNIFTKNGKSRKIHNMIFAPSFEVVEQINRQLKRHADLSMDGRPIVNLYASRLVELVMGISPDCLMIPAHIWTPHYSLFGANFGFDSLEECYEDQTENIHVLETGLSSDPFMNWRLTGLDKHSLISNSDAHSPSKLGREANVFDCDMDYKTICQALKRQDISRFLYTLEYIPEEGKYFHDGHRKCLCRLTPKEAREVDNICPVCGKKLTIGVMHRIEELSDRPSGVKPANAIPFRHLVPLEEIIAMSFGLGTGTQTVLHEYHKLVKGFGNEFTVLLEATKSELNEVTNNKVADGIVRVRQGKVNIIPGYDGELGKLSIFDGDRRQPHKTNEPEEQLEIF
- a CDS encoding acetyl ornithine aminotransferase family protein gives rise to the protein MKVLKKPILRGAFPGPKARAIVERDHKSLSPSYTRSYPAVIEKAQGVWMTDVDGNVLLDFCAGIAVNATGHCHPQVVKAITEQANKFLHYSGTDFYYAPEVELAERLKAISPTGKDNRVFFCNSGAEAVEGALKLARYYTKRPQFIAFIGAFHGRTLGAVSCTGSKTTQKKGFFPTMPGVTHVPYPNCYHCVFNKTYPGCKLECIKYIEEVVLKTILPPEEVAAIVFEPIQGEGGYVVPPKEAVVALRKLADKHGMLLISDEIQAGMGRTGKWFGIDHFGVKPDIITMAKGLASGMPMGAIIASSKVMSWKPGAHGNTFSGNPVCCAAGIATYDLVKKDLMKNSTVVGNYIMAELKKMQKKHPAIGDIRGKGLMIGVELVKDRKTREKDHDLMEAVVQEAFKRGLLMLGCGTNTLRICPPLIITKEEAKVGLDILDQVLKKVAKKK